A region of Halosolutus amylolyticus DNA encodes the following proteins:
- the sod gene encoding superoxide dismutase — protein sequence MTRYELPPLPYDYDALEPHISEQVLTWHHDTHHQGYVDGWNSAEETLAANREEGDFSSSAGAIRDVTHNGSGHVLHDLFWRNMNPDGGDEPTGALADRIEEDFGSYGAWKGEFEAAASAAGGWALLVYDSFSNRLRNVVVDKHDQGALWGSHPVLALDVWEHSYYHDYGPDRGDFVDNFFEVVDWEEPSARYERAVDRFE from the coding sequence ATGACACGCTACGAACTACCGCCGCTGCCGTACGACTACGACGCGCTCGAACCGCACATCTCCGAACAGGTGCTCACCTGGCACCACGACACGCACCACCAGGGTTACGTCGACGGCTGGAACAGCGCGGAGGAAACGCTGGCCGCGAACCGCGAAGAAGGGGACTTCTCCTCGTCCGCCGGCGCGATCCGCGACGTCACGCACAACGGCTCGGGTCACGTCCTCCACGACCTGTTCTGGCGGAACATGAACCCCGACGGCGGCGACGAGCCGACCGGCGCGCTCGCCGACCGCATCGAGGAGGATTTCGGCTCCTACGGGGCCTGGAAGGGCGAGTTCGAGGCCGCCGCGTCCGCGGCCGGCGGCTGGGCGCTGCTCGTCTACGACAGTTTCTCCAACCGGCTCCGCAACGTCGTGGTCGACAAGCACGACCAGGGCGCGCTCTGGGGCTCGCACCCGGTGCTCGCGCTGGACGTCTGGGAGCACTCCTACTACCACGATTACGGACCCGACCGCGGCGACTTCGTCGACAACTTCTTCGAGGTCGTCGACTGGGAGGAGCCGTCCGCTCGCTACGAGCGGGCCGTCGATCGCTTCGAATAG
- a CDS encoding extracellular solute-binding protein, protein MPRDTTYGRYGRRRLLKGSAALGAAALAGCIGTGDREDGDESTDVMADEIGGWGWDVAARSLQLTADEYEAENDATVEIEEFGREAMKEDLQTRLSSGTGAPDLAMLEMVDGPAYIETGAIHEISDRIDDAGVYDDFVEGAWASLSDGDDIYALPWDIGPTAVYYRRDVYDEHGLEPDAIETWDDFMAEGEKLPDDVDMLNLPMNDLDGVWRYQFRQLGNQPFTEDGAVNIGNDDSVMIAETVKELYDRGLAATLDGWSSAWFGAYEEGTVASLPSAAWMEGTLRDELSDTAGDWGVYRIPAHEEGGSRASNWGGSSLMIPEQVESAKRNRAWDYIEWSLATEDMQLLMYDEYGLFPALETTYDADVFDEELDFFGGQAARRVFADVAEEMPSYGFSADTPEVTSAINSEFQAMINDDKDPEDAVADAAQTVADRTDRDLA, encoded by the coding sequence ATGCCACGGGATACCACATACGGACGGTACGGTCGGCGACGACTCCTGAAAGGAAGCGCTGCCCTCGGTGCGGCCGCGCTCGCGGGCTGTATCGGAACCGGCGACCGGGAAGACGGTGACGAATCGACCGACGTGATGGCGGACGAAATCGGCGGCTGGGGGTGGGACGTCGCCGCGCGATCGCTGCAGTTGACCGCCGACGAGTACGAGGCGGAGAACGACGCCACGGTCGAAATCGAAGAGTTCGGTCGGGAAGCGATGAAGGAGGACCTGCAGACGCGTCTCAGTAGCGGGACCGGTGCGCCGGACCTCGCCATGCTCGAGATGGTCGACGGCCCGGCCTACATCGAGACCGGCGCGATCCACGAGATTTCCGATCGGATCGACGACGCGGGCGTCTACGACGACTTCGTCGAGGGCGCGTGGGCGTCGCTCTCGGACGGCGACGACATCTACGCGCTCCCGTGGGACATCGGGCCGACGGCGGTCTACTACCGCCGCGACGTCTACGACGAACACGGGCTCGAACCGGACGCGATCGAGACCTGGGACGACTTCATGGCGGAAGGGGAGAAGCTCCCCGACGACGTCGACATGCTCAACCTGCCGATGAACGACCTGGACGGCGTCTGGCGCTACCAGTTCCGCCAGCTCGGCAACCAGCCGTTCACCGAGGACGGCGCGGTGAACATCGGCAACGACGACTCGGTGATGATCGCCGAGACGGTCAAGGAACTGTACGATCGCGGACTCGCCGCGACGCTCGACGGCTGGTCGTCCGCCTGGTTCGGCGCGTACGAGGAAGGCACCGTCGCCTCGCTCCCCTCGGCGGCGTGGATGGAAGGGACGCTCCGCGACGAACTGTCGGACACGGCCGGCGACTGGGGCGTTTACAGGATTCCCGCCCACGAGGAGGGCGGCTCGCGAGCCTCGAACTGGGGTGGTTCGAGCCTGATGATCCCCGAGCAGGTCGAGTCCGCGAAGCGAAATCGCGCCTGGGACTACATCGAGTGGTCGCTCGCGACCGAGGACATGCAGCTGCTCATGTACGACGAGTACGGACTCTTCCCCGCCCTCGAGACGACCTACGACGCGGACGTCTTCGACGAGGAACTCGACTTCTTCGGCGGACAGGCGGCCCGTCGGGTCTTCGCCGACGTCGCGGAGGAGATGCCCAGCTACGGGTTCTCCGCCGACACGCCGGAAGTCACCAGCGCGATCAACAGCGAGTTCCAGGCGATGATCAACGACGACAAGGATCCCGAAGACGCGGTGGCGGACGCGGCCCAGACCGTCGCCGATCGGACGGATCGCGACCTCGCCTGA
- a CDS encoding carbohydrate ABC transporter permease, whose product MTPATATRRRLWDRFRFARQGLSDRLPRLPSVAYLFISPFFVLFGLFLLFPILYTVYLSFFEYQGVSFDSLLWIDLGPILIDVPRVAELEFVGLGNYARILNDGLFWDAMYNTTYILAIQVPIMIGLALALALALNASFVRFKGVFRTAIALPVSANIVAYSTIFLLLFNEFGLINSLLVALGLEEIQWFRSAFWARNTIIAAVTWRWTGYNMIILLAGLQNIPQQLYEAAEIDGASRWQKFRYVTVPQLKPVLLFVVVLSTIGTFKLFAEPYVITGGGPSNATITIVQYIYKEAFDSWNLGYASALTVVFVTIVSAISIVQVRIGGED is encoded by the coding sequence ATGACGCCCGCGACCGCGACCCGCCGGCGGCTCTGGGACCGGTTCCGGTTCGCGCGCCAGGGACTGAGCGATCGACTGCCACGCCTGCCGTCGGTCGCGTACCTGTTCATCTCGCCCTTTTTCGTCCTCTTCGGGCTGTTCCTGCTGTTCCCGATCCTGTACACGGTCTATCTCTCGTTTTTCGAGTACCAGGGGGTCAGCTTCGACAGCCTGCTGTGGATCGACCTCGGACCGATCCTCATCGACGTTCCGCGGGTTGCCGAACTCGAGTTCGTCGGCCTCGGGAACTACGCCCGGATCCTCAACGACGGGCTGTTCTGGGACGCGATGTACAATACGACGTACATCCTCGCGATCCAGGTGCCGATCATGATCGGGCTCGCACTGGCGCTGGCGCTCGCGCTGAACGCGTCGTTCGTCCGGTTCAAGGGCGTCTTCCGGACGGCGATCGCGCTCCCGGTGTCGGCGAACATCGTCGCGTACTCGACGATCTTCCTGTTGCTGTTCAACGAGTTCGGGCTGATCAACTCACTGCTCGTCGCCCTCGGACTCGAGGAGATCCAGTGGTTCAGGAGCGCGTTCTGGGCGCGCAACACGATCATCGCGGCAGTCACCTGGCGCTGGACCGGCTACAACATGATCATCCTGCTGGCGGGCCTGCAGAACATCCCCCAGCAGCTGTACGAGGCGGCGGAGATCGACGGCGCGAGCCGCTGGCAGAAGTTCCGGTACGTGACCGTTCCGCAGCTCAAACCCGTCCTGCTGTTCGTCGTGGTTCTCTCGACGATCGGGACGTTCAAGCTGTTCGCGGAGCCGTACGTCATTACCGGCGGCGGCCCGTCGAACGCGACGATCACCATCGTCCAGTACATCTACAAGGAAGCGTTCGACAGCTGGAACCTGGGCTACGCGAGCGCTCTGACGGTGGTCTTCGTGACTATCGTCAGCGCGATCTCGATCGTCCAGGTCCGGATCGGAGGTGAGGACTGA
- a CDS encoding sugar phosphate isomerase/epimerase family protein, translating to MSTPKTAINLYSVRALDESLTDVLDRVAAAGYDGVQFAGPYSPIAAEADPGAIADALADRDLGATPPHVGFEALRDDRERVLSAYEPFDIDGVVVPWLDPSRFESTTAVDAAAADLDDLAADLDAAELALHYHNHAHEYVPLDGELAFDRFLARTGVGVELDVGWALVGGDDPADRIHDLGDRLSQVHMKDITAGGASAPVAADSDAVEFVDIGRGDVDMRACAEAAAAVDAEWLIYEHDDPTDPTVSIDRGAAFLDAV from the coding sequence ATGTCGACGCCGAAGACCGCGATCAACCTCTACAGCGTGCGCGCCCTCGACGAATCGCTCACCGACGTCCTCGACCGGGTCGCCGCCGCCGGCTACGACGGCGTCCAGTTCGCCGGCCCGTACAGCCCGATCGCCGCCGAGGCCGACCCGGGAGCGATCGCGGACGCGCTCGCCGACCGCGACCTCGGGGCGACGCCGCCACACGTCGGGTTCGAGGCGCTTCGGGACGATCGCGAGCGGGTTCTCTCGGCGTACGAACCGTTCGACATCGATGGCGTCGTCGTCCCGTGGCTGGACCCGTCGCGGTTCGAATCGACCACGGCGGTCGACGCGGCCGCGGCCGACCTCGATGACCTCGCGGCCGACCTCGATGCCGCAGAACTCGCCCTCCACTACCACAATCACGCCCACGAGTACGTCCCTCTCGACGGCGAACTGGCGTTCGATCGATTCCTCGCGCGAACGGGGGTCGGCGTCGAACTCGATGTGGGGTGGGCGCTCGTCGGCGGCGACGATCCCGCCGATCGGATCCACGATCTCGGCGATCGGCTGTCCCAGGTTCACATGAAAGACATCACCGCCGGTGGGGCGTCCGCGCCGGTCGCGGCCGACTCGGACGCCGTCGAGTTCGTCGATATCGGACGGGGCGACGTCGACATGAGGGCCTGTGCCGAGGCGGCCGCGGCCGTCGACGCGGAGTGGCTGATCTACGAACACGACGATCCGACGGATCCGACGGTCTCGATCGATCGAGGGGCGGCGTTTCTGGACGCCGTGTGA
- a CDS encoding SDR family NAD(P)-dependent oxidoreductase: MTRRPDSPIEHAVPGRFEGQTAIVTGSTRGIGAGVAKRLAAEGANVVISGRTADAGEAVADEITDGIGAGEATFVRADMRDPEDIAALAEATADEFGGIDVLVNNAAVQTETAADEATIEDWDFVLETDFRAYWLAARATLEHMDRGAIVNVSSNHAYSTMPAHFPYNAVKAGINGMTRAMALDVGPSVRVNTVAPGWVEVERTREELPEGRLAEVESIHPTGRIGVPADVAGAVSFLASPDAAFVTGTSLLVDGGRGAVMQDDTLPDYRARED; encoded by the coding sequence ATGACGCGCCGGCCGGACTCGCCGATCGAGCACGCCGTCCCCGGCCGGTTCGAGGGGCAGACGGCGATCGTCACCGGATCGACCCGCGGTATCGGCGCGGGCGTCGCGAAACGGCTCGCCGCGGAGGGCGCGAACGTCGTGATCTCCGGTCGAACCGCGGACGCGGGCGAGGCCGTCGCCGACGAGATTACGGACGGGATCGGCGCGGGCGAGGCGACGTTCGTCCGGGCGGACATGCGCGACCCGGAGGACATCGCCGCGCTCGCCGAAGCCACCGCCGACGAGTTCGGCGGGATCGACGTCCTCGTGAACAACGCCGCGGTCCAGACCGAGACGGCCGCGGACGAGGCCACCATCGAGGACTGGGACTTCGTCCTCGAGACGGACTTCCGGGCCTACTGGCTCGCGGCCAGAGCGACGCTCGAGCACATGGACCGGGGGGCGATCGTCAACGTCTCCTCGAACCACGCCTACTCGACGATGCCCGCGCACTTTCCGTACAACGCGGTGAAGGCCGGGATCAACGGGATGACGCGGGCGATGGCGCTCGACGTCGGGCCGTCGGTCCGCGTGAACACCGTCGCGCCCGGCTGGGTCGAGGTCGAGCGGACCCGCGAGGAACTCCCGGAGGGGCGTCTCGCCGAGGTCGAATCGATCCACCCGACCGGTCGGATCGGCGTTCCGGCCGACGTCGCCGGGGCCGTCTCCTTCCTCGCGAGCCCGGACGCCGCGTTCGTCACCGGCACGTCGCTACTGGTCGACGGCGGGCGCGGCGCAGTGATGCAGGACGACACGCTTCCCGACTACCGCGCACGGGAGGACTGA
- a CDS encoding ABC transporter ATP-binding protein, with the protein MAGIEIDDLTKVYDAAAESVVAVEDLDLSVEDGEFLVLVGPSGCGKSTTLRCVAGLEDVTEGSIRFGDEDVTDRRASERDVAMVFQNYALYPHMTVRKNLGFGLKLSTTLSSAEIADRVESTAEMLGITPLLDDKPKELSGGQQQRVALGRAIVREPSVFLMDEPLSNLDAKLRSEMRTELQELQQDLDVTTVYVTHDQTEAMAMGDRIAVMNGGVLQQVGPPEAVYRNPTNEFVANFIGSPSINLFTATVEGSTLHGPGEFTYQLSDPDPVDGSGEVRVGVRPEDITLVESGSNRATVSVVEPMGNENFCYMDLADHELTARIDPELRPEAGEEVAFTFEESSLYLFDVRNGDALKTKTDAVADAKAVDTEASR; encoded by the coding sequence ATGGCAGGAATCGAAATCGACGACCTCACGAAAGTGTACGACGCGGCCGCCGAATCGGTCGTCGCCGTCGAGGATCTCGACCTCTCGGTCGAGGACGGCGAGTTCCTCGTCCTCGTCGGCCCCTCGGGGTGTGGCAAGTCCACGACCCTCCGCTGTGTCGCGGGATTAGAGGACGTGACGGAGGGCTCGATCCGGTTCGGCGACGAGGACGTGACGGACCGCCGGGCGAGCGAACGGGACGTCGCGATGGTGTTCCAGAACTACGCGCTGTACCCGCACATGACCGTCCGGAAGAACCTCGGCTTCGGGCTGAAGCTGTCGACGACGCTCTCCTCGGCCGAGATCGCCGATCGGGTCGAATCGACGGCCGAAATGCTCGGGATCACCCCGTTGCTCGACGACAAGCCGAAGGAACTCTCGGGCGGCCAGCAACAGCGCGTCGCGCTGGGCCGGGCGATCGTCCGGGAACCGTCGGTGTTCCTGATGGACGAACCCCTGTCGAATCTCGACGCGAAGCTCCGATCGGAGATGCGGACCGAGTTGCAGGAACTCCAGCAGGACCTCGACGTGACGACGGTCTACGTCACCCACGACCAGACGGAGGCGATGGCGATGGGCGATCGGATCGCCGTCATGAACGGCGGCGTGCTCCAGCAGGTCGGCCCGCCGGAGGCGGTCTACCGAAACCCGACCAACGAGTTCGTCGCGAATTTCATCGGCTCGCCGAGCATCAACCTCTTCACGGCGACCGTCGAGGGGTCGACGCTCCACGGGCCGGGCGAGTTCACCTACCAGCTGTCGGATCCCGACCCGGTCGACGGATCCGGTGAGGTTCGCGTCGGCGTCCGTCCGGAGGACATCACCCTCGTCGAGAGCGGGTCGAACCGGGCGACGGTCTCGGTCGTGGAGCCGATGGGCAACGAGAACTTCTGTTACATGGATCTCGCCGACCATGAACTCACGGCGCGGATCGATCCGGAACTGCGCCCCGAGGCGGGCGAGGAGGTCGCGTTCACGTTCGAGGAGTCGTCGCTGTACCTCTTCGACGTCCGGAACGGGGACGCGCTGAAGACGAAAACTGACGCGGTCGCGGACGCGAAGGCGGTCGATACGGAGGCATCCCGATAG
- a CDS encoding IclR family transcriptional regulator, whose product MGDQDGVSVQATATTVAIIEELRDRDRAGVTELATALDLSKSAVHNHLSTLVSLGYVRRADGAYGLTHQFLRLGLGIRERSAVYRAAKSDLRTLAQTTGETVNLVVPEADHGVYLYRVGDGDHPIPEGGQVALHASAAGKSILAFRDHEAVDAFVDDHGLPALTERTVTDPATLRSQLRSIRDQRVAFDRGEQTPDWQCVASPIVVDGDPIGAISVSGPADRMQGKRLEEDATGLVVSTAKAIELELLDSAASETE is encoded by the coding sequence ATGGGGGATCAGGATGGCGTCTCCGTTCAGGCGACCGCGACGACCGTCGCGATCATCGAGGAACTGCGAGACCGCGATCGGGCCGGAGTCACGGAGTTAGCCACGGCGCTGGACCTGTCGAAAAGCGCCGTTCACAATCACCTCTCGACGCTCGTGTCGCTCGGCTACGTTCGTCGGGCGGACGGTGCGTACGGACTGACCCACCAGTTCCTCAGGCTCGGACTGGGCATCCGCGAACGGAGCGCCGTCTACCGGGCCGCGAAGTCCGACCTCCGGACGCTGGCACAGACGACCGGCGAAACGGTCAACCTGGTCGTCCCCGAGGCCGACCACGGCGTCTACCTCTACCGCGTCGGCGACGGTGACCACCCGATCCCCGAGGGCGGACAGGTCGCACTCCACGCCTCCGCCGCCGGCAAGTCGATCCTCGCGTTCCGGGACCACGAGGCGGTCGACGCGTTCGTCGACGACCACGGACTCCCCGCCCTCACCGAGCGGACCGTCACTGATCCCGCCACCCTCCGGAGCCAGCTCCGGTCGATTCGCGACCAGCGCGTGGCGTTCGACCGTGGTGAACAGACCCCCGACTGGCAGTGCGTCGCCAGCCCCATCGTCGTCGACGGCGACCCGATCGGCGCCATCAGCGTCTCCGGCCCTGCCGATCGCATGCAGGGCAAACGGCTCGAAGAGGACGCCACGGGCCTGGTCGTGAGCACGGCGAAGGCGATCGAACTCGAACTGCTCGATTCGGCGGCGTCCGAGACCGAGTAA
- the dgoD gene encoding galactonate dehydratase: MRITDYELFEVPPRWLFLKLTTSDGTVGWGEPVVEGRAKTVRTAVEELLDNYLLGEDPSAIEDHWQAMYRGGFYRGGPVLMSAIAGVDQALWDIKGKTFGAPVYELLGGKARNRVRVYQWIGGDRPRDVGDAAREKVDEGFTALKMNATPEIRSVDNPRAVDDAVDRIAAVREAVGDEVDIGVDFHGRVSKPMARRLAGALEPYDPMFIEEPVLPEHNDALPDIRASTTTPIATGERMYSRWDFKEVFESNAVDVIQPDLSHAGGITEVNKIASMAEAYDVSIAPHCPLGPIALASCIQVDACSPNTLIQEQSLDIHYNETSDVLDYLADPSVFEYRDGYVDIPDGPGLGIEIDEDHVRDQTGGVDWHNPIWRHDDGSVAEW, translated from the coding sequence ATGCGAATCACTGACTACGAACTGTTCGAAGTGCCGCCCCGCTGGCTCTTCCTCAAGCTGACGACGAGCGACGGCACCGTCGGCTGGGGCGAACCGGTCGTCGAGGGGCGCGCGAAGACGGTTCGAACGGCGGTCGAGGAACTGCTCGACAACTACCTGCTCGGCGAGGACCCGAGCGCGATCGAGGACCACTGGCAGGCGATGTACCGCGGCGGCTTCTACCGGGGCGGTCCGGTCCTGATGAGCGCCATCGCGGGCGTCGACCAGGCCCTCTGGGACATCAAGGGCAAGACGTTCGGTGCGCCGGTGTACGAACTGCTCGGCGGGAAGGCCCGAAACCGGGTCCGGGTCTACCAGTGGATCGGCGGCGATCGACCGCGCGACGTCGGCGACGCGGCCCGGGAGAAAGTCGACGAGGGGTTCACCGCGCTCAAGATGAACGCCACGCCGGAGATCCGATCGGTCGACAACCCGCGGGCGGTCGACGACGCGGTCGATCGGATCGCGGCCGTTCGCGAGGCGGTCGGCGACGAGGTCGACATCGGCGTCGACTTCCACGGACGCGTCTCGAAGCCGATGGCCCGCAGACTGGCGGGCGCGCTCGAACCGTACGATCCGATGTTCATCGAGGAACCGGTCCTGCCGGAACACAACGACGCGTTGCCGGACATCCGGGCGTCGACGACGACCCCGATCGCGACCGGCGAGCGGATGTACTCGCGGTGGGACTTCAAGGAGGTGTTCGAGTCGAACGCGGTGGACGTGATCCAGCCCGACCTCTCCCACGCCGGCGGGATCACGGAGGTGAACAAGATTGCGTCGATGGCCGAGGCCTACGACGTCTCGATCGCCCCGCACTGTCCGCTCGGGCCGATCGCGCTGGCCTCCTGCATCCAGGTCGACGCCTGCTCGCCGAACACGCTCATCCAGGAGCAGAGCCTGGACATCCACTACAACGAGACCAGCGACGTGCTCGACTACCTCGCGGACCCCTCCGTGTTCGAGTACCGCGACGGCTACGTCGACATCCCCGACGGCCCGGGACTCGGTATCGAGATCGACGAGGACCACGTCCGCGACCAGACGGGCGGCGTCGACTGGCACAACCCGATCTGGCGTCACGACGACGGCAGCGTCGCCGAGTGGTAA
- a CDS encoding bifunctional 4-hydroxy-2-oxoglutarate aldolase/2-dehydro-3-deoxy-phosphogluconate aldolase has product MTDSQQVRERIVESGIVAVLRGVDADRIVPVARAIHEAGVGAIEVTANDPHVSEKVAAVDEALADTNAVVGAGTVLDEATAQSVIDAGAEFVLAPDVNPAVVTACNRHGVLSAPGVMTPTEAVTAIEAGADVLKLFPASTVGPDHVGALQGPLGDVPVLPTGGIGPDNVADFFDAGAAAVGVGSSIVDYDAIADGDLEQVQRTAETMVEAVADARR; this is encoded by the coding sequence ATGACTGACTCACAGCAGGTCCGCGAACGGATCGTCGAGAGCGGAATCGTCGCCGTCCTCCGGGGCGTCGACGCCGATCGAATCGTCCCGGTCGCCCGCGCCATCCACGAGGCCGGCGTCGGCGCGATCGAGGTCACGGCGAACGACCCGCATGTGAGCGAGAAGGTCGCGGCCGTCGACGAAGCGCTGGCCGACACGAACGCCGTCGTCGGCGCAGGGACCGTCCTCGACGAGGCGACGGCCCAGTCGGTGATCGACGCGGGGGCCGAGTTCGTCCTCGCCCCGGACGTGAATCCCGCGGTCGTCACGGCCTGTAACCGCCACGGCGTTCTCTCCGCGCCCGGCGTGATGACGCCGACCGAGGCCGTCACCGCGATCGAGGCCGGGGCGGACGTCCTCAAACTGTTCCCCGCGAGCACCGTCGGTCCGGACCACGTCGGCGCGCTGCAGGGCCCGCTCGGCGACGTCCCGGTCCTGCCGACCGGCGGCATCGGGCCGGACAACGTCGCCGACTTCTTCGACGCGGGCGCGGCCGCCGTCGGCGTCGGCAGTTCGATCGTCGATTACGACGCGATCGCGGACGGGGATCTCGAGCAGGTCCAGCGGACGGCCGAAACGATGGTCGAGGCCGTCGCGGACGCGCGACGATAA
- a CDS encoding carbohydrate ABC transporter permease, producing MREHRRKDAVWRFLTYAFILVMAVAMLVPLYWMLVAATLPQDEFLNLTPRFYPGTAFLENFASLQDRTDFVRSIWNSVFIAGVYTVLSVLLCSMAGFAFAKYEFRFKEPIFYLILGTLVLPIQLLVIPLFLMMAQIEWTDTFRAIILPWLANPIGIFLMRQNMKSIPDALLESARMDGATEFQIFYRIALPAMRSSLAALAIILFLFQWDLFLYPLVILESEANYTIPVALAGLEGTQRIYYDQIMVATTLAIVPLAILFLVLQKQFVSGILAGSLKE from the coding sequence ATGCGCGAGCACCGCCGCAAGGACGCGGTCTGGCGGTTCCTCACCTACGCGTTCATCCTCGTGATGGCCGTCGCGATGCTGGTGCCGCTGTACTGGATGCTCGTCGCCGCGACGCTGCCCCAGGACGAGTTCCTCAACCTCACGCCGCGGTTCTACCCGGGGACGGCGTTCCTCGAGAACTTCGCGTCGCTCCAGGACCGGACGGACTTCGTCCGATCGATCTGGAACAGCGTGTTCATCGCGGGCGTCTACACCGTGCTGTCGGTGTTGCTGTGCTCGATGGCCGGCTTCGCGTTCGCGAAGTACGAGTTCCGGTTCAAGGAGCCGATCTTCTACCTGATCCTCGGGACGCTCGTCCTTCCGATCCAGCTGCTGGTCATCCCGCTGTTCCTGATGATGGCCCAGATCGAGTGGACGGACACGTTCCGGGCGATCATCCTCCCCTGGCTCGCCAACCCGATCGGGATCTTCCTCATGCGACAGAACATGAAGTCGATCCCGGACGCCCTGCTCGAGTCGGCGCGGATGGACGGGGCGACCGAGTTCCAGATCTTCTACCGGATCGCCCTGCCGGCGATGCGATCGTCGCTGGCCGCGCTCGCGATCATCCTGTTTCTCTTCCAGTGGGACCTGTTTCTCTACCCGCTGGTCATCCTCGAGTCGGAGGCAAACTACACCATCCCGGTGGCGCTGGCCGGCCTCGAGGGGACCCAACGCATCTACTACGACCAGATCATGGTCGCGACGACGCTCGCGATCGTCCCGCTGGCGATCCTGTTCCTGGTGCTCCAGAAGCAGTTCGTCAGCGGCATCCTCGCGGGATCGCTGAAAGAATGA